The following is a genomic window from Candidatus Binatia bacterium.
GCTTCTTTTGCGCTCGTACCGGCGCGACGATACGGAGGATCTGATCGACGTTCCGCAGATGTTCCCCGACGTCGCCGTCCTTCATGGTTCTCGACACGACCGCAGGTGGCGGTCTCCGCATGTCGACGGAGACCACCCAGGAGGAAGACGTCTACAACGCGGCCCGCGAGGACCTGCGCCTCGGAACCGACGAAGAGCGCTGCGCGTTCTTCCGACAACTCGATCGCCGGAGCAGCCGCTCGCACGACGCCCTCTGGCCCGCGGGCTGTTCGCCGAAACAGGGTGGGGGCCTCCACCATTCAGCGGAATCGGTAGGGACTTTTTTTAATCTCGGCGGTTTCTTTAACCGTCACTGTCGTCGCGCCCCGATCGTGCACATCAGCCCGCGTCTCGCCGTCGGGCAGGTCGAGTTACGGGGGGGCCTTTCCTCGAAGTCCGGCTTTATCACGGCCAAGCGCTCTCACTGGTACAGGGGTCTACTGGCGCGTCGTAGGTGGTTTGGGTCTCGGCGCGGCTTGCTTCGAGAGGCCCATTTTGTCGAGTCGGTCGAGACGCGCCTGTGCGCGCCGGAAGTCCGGGTTGAGTTCGAGTGCTCGCAGGTAGGAGTGCGCCGCTTGTTTGAAGTTCTTCTTCTTGCCGTGCGCCATTCCGTGGTTGAAGTGCGCGGCGGCCGGGTCCTTCACGCCGTACTCGAGGCTCCGCTCGTAGTCGGCGATGGCGAGGTCGTAGTCTTTGCGTAGGAAGTGGCTGTTGCCCCGGGAGAGCACGGCTTCGGGTAGGTTGGGGGAACGGGCGAGCGCGTCGTTGAAGACCTTCATCGCCTCGTCCATGCGCGCGAGAGCATTCAGGATGATGCCCATGTTCACGAG
Proteins encoded in this region:
- a CDS encoding tetratricopeptide repeat protein, which gives rise to MRKVLLKALIVLAVSLAVATPQWARANAITVLGNSDAHDCFLNASTRSSAADSLESCKQALRTGELSTRDHAATLVNMGIILNALARMDEAMKVFNDALARSPNLPEAVLSRGNSHFLRKDYDLAIADYERSLEYGVKDPAAAHFNHGMAHGKKKNFKQAAHSYLRALELNPDFRRAQARLDRLDKMGLSKQAAPRPKPPTTRQ